The following coding sequences lie in one Heyndrickxia oleronia genomic window:
- a CDS encoding TetR/AcrR family transcriptional regulator, which translates to MPEKEDIFEMLFENQENMTEKQKKILEAAVEIFSEKGYSGTSTSEIAKKAGVAEGTIFRHYKTKKDLLLSIIAPTMAKFMAPLFIRDFNKVLLSEHQSLEDFLRAVIINRMEYAKKHLPSIKILIQEIPFHAELRGQFKEHVMNKVYERLKVIVDAYQKKGEMIQLPPPSAIRLIASSILGFVIGRYLMFPEADWDDELEVERTIQFILHGLSVKQEEC; encoded by the coding sequence ATGCCTGAAAAAGAGGATATTTTTGAAATGCTTTTTGAAAACCAAGAAAACATGACAGAAAAACAAAAGAAAATTCTTGAAGCTGCGGTTGAAATTTTTTCTGAAAAAGGATATTCGGGTACTTCAACTAGTGAAATTGCCAAAAAAGCCGGCGTAGCGGAGGGAACAATTTTTCGCCATTATAAGACAAAAAAAGATTTATTGCTATCGATTATTGCACCAACAATGGCTAAATTTATGGCACCACTTTTTATTCGTGATTTTAACAAGGTCCTATTATCTGAACATCAAAGCCTGGAAGACTTTCTAAGAGCGGTCATCATTAACAGAATGGAATATGCAAAAAAACATTTGCCATCCATAAAGATCCTCATACAGGAAATCCCTTTCCATGCTGAATTACGAGGACAATTTAAAGAACATGTCATGAATAAAGTATATGAGCGTTTGAAAGTTATTGTGGATGCCTATCAAAAGAAAGGAGAAATGATACAGTTACCGCCACCATCGGCCATTAGATTGATTGCATCATCTATCCTCGGATTTGTGATCGGACGATATTTAATGTTTCCCGAAGCAGACTGGGATGATGAACTAGAAGTTGAAAGAACGATTCAGTTTATTTTACATGGTTTGTCGGTCAAGCAAGAGGAGTGTTAG
- a CDS encoding Cof-type HAD-IIB family hydrolase codes for MIRCIASDMDGTLLNSNQEISQLNREAISYAKQQGIEVIIATGRSYEEAHYILEESGIKCPIIAVNGAEIRNEHGEITQTAGIDGEVAQEIGKALNQIGIYFEIYTNKGKFTEDYERSISVIVDIYKTANPEKDINEIRSTVEEHFAGGFIQSIQDYGVIFSDPEYIIYKIIVFSKDHELLEKASESLKRIEKIKVTSSAQDNLEINDIHAQKGIALEAFVKEKGITLEETMAMGDNFNDLSMLQKVGHPVAMGNAEQEIKNIIPNHTTSNNEDGVGRAIYQALNVLK; via the coding sequence ATGATCCGATGTATTGCATCCGACATGGATGGTACACTATTAAATTCAAATCAAGAAATTAGCCAGCTCAATCGTGAAGCTATTTCATATGCTAAACAACAAGGGATTGAAGTGATCATTGCTACTGGTCGATCCTATGAGGAAGCCCATTATATATTAGAGGAATCAGGCATTAAATGCCCAATTATTGCAGTTAATGGTGCTGAAATCAGAAATGAACATGGGGAAATTACGCAAACAGCTGGGATTGATGGAGAGGTTGCCCAAGAGATTGGGAAGGCTCTTAATCAAATAGGCATCTATTTCGAAATATATACAAATAAAGGGAAGTTTACAGAGGATTATGAACGAAGTATAAGTGTAATCGTGGATATATACAAAACGGCGAATCCGGAAAAAGATATAAACGAAATTCGTTCAACTGTTGAGGAACACTTTGCTGGAGGCTTCATCCAATCGATTCAGGACTATGGAGTGATATTCTCTGACCCTGAATATATCATTTATAAAATTATTGTTTTTTCAAAGGATCATGAGCTTCTAGAAAAAGCGAGTGAATCATTAAAACGAATCGAAAAGATTAAAGTAACATCTTCGGCACAAGATAACCTGGAAATTAATGATATTCATGCACAGAAAGGGATAGCACTCGAAGCATTTGTAAAAGAAAAAGGGATTACCTTAGAGGAAACGATGGCAATGGGAGATAACTTTAACGATTTATCTATGCTGCAAAAGGTGGGACATCCTGTTGCAATGGGGAATGCTGAGCAGGAAATAAAAAACATCATTCCAAATCATACGACATCGAACAATGAAGATGGAGTGGGCAGGGCTATATATCAAGCATTGAATGTGTTGAAATAA
- a CDS encoding short-chain fatty acid transporter, producing MKGIINFSNHIMQRYLPDPYLFVVLLTFVVFILGLIFTGSSPIEMVQFWGEGFWELLDFSMQMVLVLVTGHVLASSPLFKKILGGLATTAKSPGSAIIIVTVVSIIASWINWGFGLVIGALFAKELAKRVKDVDYRLLIASAYSGFLVWHGGISGSIPLSIATDKHPFESQMGIISTSETIFSTYNIAIVLALFIILPLLNRFMMPSKDKTITVDPAILDDATSMHAASIEKDSITPATRLENSFIVSLIIGILGLIFISYYIITHGFQLNLNIVNFTFLFLGILCHWTPKRFLDAVANAVKGAAGIIIQFPFYAGIMGMMTASGLAAVMSEAFVSISNDFTFYCFAFLSGGLVNFFVPSGGGQWAVQAPIMLDAAQSMGASLSKTAMAIAWGDAWTNMIQPFWALPALAIAGLKAKDIMGFCVIILIVSGVIISLGMLFL from the coding sequence TTGAAGGGAATCATTAACTTTTCCAATCATATTATGCAACGCTATTTACCTGATCCCTATTTATTTGTTGTCCTACTAACCTTTGTCGTGTTTATTTTAGGACTCATTTTTACAGGTAGTTCCCCGATTGAGATGGTACAATTTTGGGGAGAGGGTTTTTGGGAATTGCTCGATTTTTCAATGCAAATGGTTTTGGTCCTTGTAACTGGTCATGTTTTAGCAAGTAGTCCATTATTTAAAAAAATATTAGGTGGGCTAGCAACCACTGCAAAATCACCGGGGTCAGCTATTATTATTGTCACCGTCGTCTCAATCATTGCCAGTTGGATTAATTGGGGATTTGGTTTAGTCATTGGAGCACTATTTGCTAAAGAGCTAGCTAAACGAGTTAAAGATGTAGATTATCGCCTCTTAATTGCAAGCGCTTACTCCGGTTTCCTTGTGTGGCATGGTGGTATTTCTGGATCGATACCATTATCAATCGCAACGGACAAACATCCTTTTGAAAGCCAAATGGGGATTATATCTACAAGTGAAACTATTTTTTCTACGTATAATATCGCTATTGTTCTTGCCCTTTTTATTATTCTACCATTATTAAATCGCTTTATGATGCCGTCTAAAGACAAAACGATTACCGTTGACCCAGCCATTCTTGATGATGCAACAAGTATGCATGCAGCTTCTATTGAGAAAGATAGCATAACTCCGGCTACTAGATTAGAAAATAGTTTTATTGTTTCTCTTATTATAGGAATTTTAGGTTTAATCTTCATTAGTTATTACATTATTACCCATGGATTTCAATTAAATTTAAATATTGTTAACTTTACTTTTTTATTTCTAGGGATACTCTGTCATTGGACACCAAAGCGCTTTTTGGATGCCGTTGCAAACGCGGTTAAAGGAGCAGCTGGAATCATCATTCAATTCCCTTTTTATGCAGGGATAATGGGAATGATGACAGCTTCTGGTCTTGCAGCAGTTATGTCAGAAGCATTTGTATCCATTTCCAATGATTTTACATTCTATTGCTTTGCTTTTCTTAGTGGTGGTTTGGTAAATTTCTTTGTTCCTTCTGGAGGAGGACAATGGGCGGTTCAAGCCCCTATTATGTTGGATGCTGCTCAATCAATGGGAGCTTCATTGTCTAAAACAGCAATGGCGATTGCATGGGGGGATGCATGGACCAATATGATTCAACCATTCTGGGCATTGCCAGCACTTGCTATTGCTGGATTAAAAGCAAAGGATATTATGGGGTTCTGTGTCATTATTCTAATCGTAAGTGGAGTGATTATTAGTTTAGGAATGTTATTTTTATAA
- the recQ gene encoding DNA helicase RecQ, protein MLNHAKEILQTYYGYDEFRNGQSTIIEQVLSGKDTVAIMPTGGGKSICYQVPALMLPGITIVISPLISLMKDQVDALNNAGIPATFINSSISGSEMYERIQAIEAGKYKLLYLAPERLEAPSFVELIKKMNVSLIAIDEAHCISQWGHDFRPSYLSIKKFINGIQPKPVILALTATATPNVKEDICELLDIPLNHVVLTGFGRENLLFKVVKGQDRDVFIEEYIRKNSGQAGIIYAATRKEVERIYLQLKKKGISIGKYHAGMTENQRNEYQEQFLYDNISIMVATSAFGMGINKSNVRYVIHYHIPRNMEAYYQEAGRAGRDGVESECILMFAPQDVHIQKFLIDQSEMEGERKEYEYAKLRKMVSYCHTESCFQQYILDYFGEENAGECQKCGNCTDDRSQVDITKEAQMVLSCIKRMNEKFGKTFVTKVLTGSADKKIISFGFNQLTTYGIMRDRTQKDVNELIDYLTAEGYLRPTDGQYPVLMLTNLAVDVLRGEIKVLRKEKIKVKQIIEDNQLFEQLRMLRREIAEQEKVPPYIIFSDQALKEMSAKLPTTPSALLQIKGVGERKLEMYGESVLSTILSYCEQNHIDLGQNHSSVNSNELKPQEEKEKSHHATYSFLKKGMSLEQIAAQRQMTERTIEGHVMKCADEGLSIDWEQFIPTQFEPLIAEAVKEANSERLTPIKELLPDEISFFMIRAYLQKSK, encoded by the coding sequence TCAATTTGCTATCAGGTTCCAGCTCTCATGTTACCAGGAATTACGATTGTTATTTCTCCGCTAATTTCATTGATGAAAGATCAGGTAGATGCATTAAATAATGCGGGTATACCAGCAACATTTATTAATAGTTCGATTAGTGGAAGTGAAATGTATGAACGGATACAGGCGATTGAAGCAGGTAAGTATAAATTACTGTACTTGGCTCCTGAAAGGTTAGAAGCACCTTCCTTTGTTGAATTAATCAAGAAAATGAATGTGTCATTAATAGCTATAGATGAAGCACATTGTATTTCTCAGTGGGGTCATGATTTCCGTCCTAGCTATCTCTCAATTAAAAAGTTTATTAATGGGATTCAACCAAAGCCTGTTATTTTGGCTTTAACAGCTACAGCAACACCAAATGTTAAGGAGGATATTTGTGAGTTACTCGATATCCCTTTAAATCATGTCGTTCTTACAGGTTTTGGGAGAGAGAATTTACTATTTAAAGTTGTTAAGGGACAGGATCGTGATGTTTTTATCGAGGAGTATATTAGGAAAAACAGCGGACAAGCTGGGATCATCTATGCTGCGACTAGAAAAGAGGTAGAACGAATCTATCTTCAACTAAAGAAAAAGGGAATATCTATTGGTAAATATCATGCTGGAATGACGGAAAACCAGCGGAATGAATATCAAGAACAATTTCTTTACGATAATATAAGTATCATGGTTGCAACAAGTGCATTTGGTATGGGAATCAATAAATCGAATGTACGATATGTGATCCATTATCATATTCCGAGAAATATGGAAGCTTACTATCAGGAGGCAGGGCGTGCTGGTCGTGACGGGGTAGAGAGTGAATGCATATTAATGTTTGCTCCTCAAGATGTTCATATTCAAAAGTTTCTAATTGATCAGTCTGAAATGGAAGGGGAACGCAAGGAATATGAGTATGCAAAGCTTCGGAAGATGGTTAGTTACTGTCATACGGAATCATGTTTTCAACAATATATCTTAGATTATTTTGGTGAGGAAAATGCAGGGGAATGTCAAAAATGTGGCAACTGTACAGATGATCGATCCCAAGTGGATATAACGAAGGAAGCACAGATGGTATTATCCTGTATAAAAAGAATGAATGAAAAATTTGGCAAAACCTTTGTTACGAAAGTCCTTACAGGATCAGCAGACAAAAAGATTATTAGCTTTGGTTTTAACCAATTAACCACTTATGGAATTATGAGAGATCGAACTCAAAAAGATGTGAATGAGTTGATTGATTATTTAACAGCAGAAGGTTATTTACGCCCAACTGATGGTCAGTATCCTGTTCTAATGCTAACTAACTTAGCCGTTGATGTTCTTCGTGGGGAGATAAAGGTACTAAGAAAAGAAAAAATAAAGGTGAAACAAATAATTGAGGATAATCAACTATTTGAGCAATTGAGAATGCTGCGGAGGGAAATTGCTGAACAAGAGAAGGTACCTCCATATATTATTTTTTCAGACCAAGCATTAAAAGAAATGAGTGCAAAATTACCTACAACTCCAAGTGCATTATTACAAATAAAGGGTGTAGGAGAAAGAAAGCTTGAGATGTATGGGGAATCTGTCCTTTCAACCATTCTTTCCTATTGTGAACAAAATCATATTGATTTAGGACAAAATCATAGTTCCGTCAATAGTAATGAATTGAAGCCACAGGAAGAAAAGGAAAAGAGTCATCATGCTACCTATTCTTTCCTTAAGAAGGGAATGTCGCTAGAGCAAATTGCTGCCCAAAGACAAATGACTGAAAGAACGATTGAAGGGCATGTAATGAAATGTGCAGATGAAGGATTGTCCATTGATTGGGAACAATTTATTCCTACACAGTTTGAACCGCTAATTGCAGAGGCAGTGAAAGAAGCTAACTCAGAAAGGTTAACTCCTATTAAAGAATTATTACCAGACGAAATTAGCTTTTTTATGATTAGAGCTTATTTACAAAAGAGTAAATGA